From Glycine soja cultivar W05 chromosome 4, ASM419377v2, whole genome shotgun sequence, the proteins below share one genomic window:
- the LOC114409695 gene encoding uncharacterized protein LOC114409695 codes for MEVSCKILRRSIHSFLQNYHYFTSTAAFLALPFSASIILSQAFVPASSSLLPQIHGHLRTLFDAAGFPSTSQLFTILNLKVSQTITSSIFTLPFTLTFLLIAKASIIQALSHHKPTLPTSFTSILYHYKPLLLTYIYNSFFILSANASCFCLLFLAFTFAEGLGYTSSSSTLLMSAASAVLYSVILANAFVICNMSLTLSGMEGHGGYMAILKACVMLRGRTSMALFLALPANVGLAAIEALFQFRVVRAYHNGEMSSWPFMALEAIFIAYLYSVFITIDTIVSCMFYKSCKVGLRGDQEDKHFMRIEFPEEDSCGYLVLKNFEELP; via the coding sequence ATGGAGGTTTCATGCAAAATTTTGAGAAGATCAATTCAcagttttcttcaaaactacCACTATTTCACCTCAACTGCAGCTTTTCTAGCCCTTCCTTTCTCAGCATCAATAATCCTATCACAAGCTTTTGTGCCAGCCTCTTCATCCCTCTTGCCTCAGATACACGGTCACCTAAGGACTCTCTTTGATGCTGCAGGCTTTCCTTCCACATCACAATTGTTTACCATTCTCAACCTTAAGGTTTCTCAAACAATCACTTCCTCAATCTTCACCCTTCCTTTCACTCTCACATTCCTCCTCATTGCAAAAGCATCCATAATTCAAGCTCTAAGTCACCACAAACCAACTTTGCCAACTTCCTTCACTTCCATCTTGTACCATTACAAGCCTCTTCTCCTCACCTATATCTACAACTCTTTCTTCATTCtctcagcaaatgcatcttgcttttgcctcctcTTTTTGGCCTTCACATTTGCTGAAGGGCTGGGATACACTTCATCAAGTTCCACACTTTTGATGTCTGCTGCATCTGCAGTTCTCTATTCTGTGATCCTTGCCAATGCATTTGTGATTTGCAACATGTCACTGACACTGTCTGGCATGGAGGGACATGGAGGGTACATGGCAATTCTGAAGGCCTGTGTTATGCTAAGGGGAAGGACATCAATGGCTTTGTTCCTGGCACTGCCTGCCAATGTAGGCCTTGCTGCCATTGAGGCTTTGTTCCAGTTCAGGGTTGTAAGAGCCTATCACAATGGTGAAATGTCATCATGGCCTTTTATGGCTTTAGAGGCCATTTTCATTGCCTATTTGTACTCAGTTTTCATCACCATTGACACAATTGTGAGCTGCATGTTTTACAAAAGCTGCAAGGTGGGATTGAGGGGTGATCAGGAAGACAAGCATTTTATGAGGATTGAATTCCCAGAGGAAGACAGTTGTGGTTACTTGGTATTGAAGAATTTTGAAGAACTACCTTAA